The nucleotide sequence TTCTGCAAAACTAAAAATTCCATTTGTATATATGATATTTGTATGATTTTATAGCtttcaaaaaacaaagattttattgtgatatgtattttttaataaacagtcACAAAAGCTTCCTTTTTTTTACTCCAGTTGCTTATGTTTTAcattctttattaattaaaaccaaGTGTCATCTCTTTTGGTTCAAAAACCACTGCAAGTAGTTTCACTGTTTGCAGTCAAATCTTTTGAAATATTCTTAATTGGAACATTTAATTATCTCCTTCACCGAAGGTGATGCAAGCAGTGTTTTCACCCCTGCGTGTTTGTAAACAGGATATTTCAAAGGGCTGAATGGATTTGGATGAAAATTGGTAAACATTTGAATTATGGTCCaatttagaagtgattagtttttggagaTTCACGGTCAaaggttatttttttaaacaatcacTATATTTTAACATGGAGACTGATTTCTTGATATATTTTGGCTCTGTAACTTAGACAAAAGTgatcacattttgatgaaatttgatggacgtatgaaaaatattattcttcATTGTTCTGCCAGAAATGGTCCATGTCCATTGATAACGATGGATGCACAGAcgcagttttattttattttttttagggctgaacataacactatgtaacacaactaGCTCATATCTGGCtgataacactatgttacaaaatttttactttttcttgttcctgggcagaaagtgttattttccaattgcttatacctaaagtaaatgaaaaagacctatttttctcttcaaactttgcttttgtgacctgggagtgtacaacgaaaacacgatgggagactatatttgggagctgatatgtgaaagtgatttacattacagtcacaaatctcaaaaaactagtcacctctaaacatttttgtataactttagtataaatacatgtaaatcttgattcatatgttgttttattcagaccttatgcacattaaaatgtgcaagtttgccagttttacatagaaaagtggataatttctaaatttcattatccaggtcacaaaagcaaagtttgaagggaataatgaccattttctgtacttttacaacataagcaattaaaaaataacacctactatccaggaacaaaatgtgttacatagtgttatcaacaCTGCATGCTGAAGGTATGAATTCTACTCCagttgaataataaattttaaatatgtttttataattctttacaCACATTTCTGTGTACAATTATTTTTGATAGTTTTCTTTCTCTGTTGAAGGAGTTATTTGGTTCAATAACATCTAACGTAAGTAGGACTTAACAAACAGCAGCTTGAAATATGATACACTCAAGGGCAAAATTATATAACTCACGTTGTTCCACAAAAGTGTGTCTTTCAAACTGTAATGTCATGATTCAAATGATGATAAATCAAGAATAGTTGTCGTAGAAGTTGTTCATAAACATCTTTCTTCTATCAACATGTTGCatacagaatttaaaaataatttaacaaggaTATCTTTCATTGCATATTGAAATCACAATCTTATGGCTTCTGGGCTGAGATACATACAGGTATATCACATCATAGTAGTCACAAGAGAATCACTGATTGGCTAAAATCTGTAAGTTTATTGATGTCACAAAGTTCAAATTGTCACGATCTTATTCAAAActcattatttttacttatagGAAGTAATTAGTGCCTCATTATATgaaaaggaaagtaaaataaaaaaatgcagaaattaattgaaactaatgtttttatttgaagcaTGCTGAAAtcaaactgtaattaaataaataaaactgatattaaatAAAGTTCAATTCTGAAgaattttcataaaagaaaatccAGAAGAAAACTTACAAGTTTATTTCTCATAATGGTTTTATTCAGTGGTTTGACTTTTCTAATGGAACAAGGAAGGACCATCTGGGAACTGACTTAATATATTACTGTCTCATGTAACAATGATTTCTTTTTGGGCAAATTATtcacattagttttattttcaatcaGATTACCACACAGATCTTTGTGAAAACTTTAACAGGCAAAACCGTTACTCTATAAGTGGAAACAAGTAACACAATTCAAAATGTAAAAGCAAAGATCCAAGACAAAGAAGGCATTCTATCTGATCAACAGACTGATTTTTCCTTGCAAACAACTGGAGGATGGGTACACCCTTTCTGACTACAATATTCAGAAAGAGTCTCCTTTGTATCTTGTCTCAAGACTGCGTGGTGGAACAAAATTcgattgtaaataataaaacagaacatttgAAAGCATGACACCATATAAAATGCTACTatgctgttataaaaaaaaacttttaaaatattatctttattaataaaaaaaaatatgtatatatgtagtaaaacatacaataaaatactaaattatgtGAGAAGCTTTATCTAAGCTGTTTTTTTAGATTTCAAATGCTCTAAGTAGCCAAAGTTGTATATTCAGTAGCTGGTCTACAGTTGTAGATTATCTATTTTTATAATTGCAATGTATAAAAATTTGTACctgagaatgtttttttttaatttaagagctatctgtgctacccgtttgtaatttagcagtgtaagactagagggaaggcagctagtcgtcaccacccaccgcaaacgtTTGAGctgctctttaaccaacgaatagtggaattgaccgtatgttataacgccccacagctgaaagagcaagcatgtttggtgcaacgggaattcgaacccgcgactctcacattacgagtcgaacgccttaacccacctgaccagtGACTGATTGATATGCAAGTATGCATAATTTCTAATTTCATGCACTAAATCTgatttcatagttttatacatgtaACTATCATGTATTTCAGTACGTATGAAAAATGAAACATAGTATGCCATtcatttatgaaagaaaaaaacatatggCATACAATGTTTCACCACGAATTTAAGGTGTTAATAATGTACACGTATGTAAACACGTACATGTGTATTTGCAAGGCAGGGAGAGGACACTTGCCCTAGTTATTTGTCACgtgtatataattgtttattcataGTTTTAGCTACTTTGTCGTCTCTTCGCTCCTCCTCCTATTTGAACTATTTCTCAAGAAATTAAAACTCGCTTTGATATGCGATTACAAATCGGTGGCAGAATATaaaattaggcccagcatggcctaagcagggggttaaggcactcgactcgtaatccgagggtcgcgggttcgaatccacgtcacactaaacatgctagccctttcagccgtggggacattataaagtgacagtcaatgtcactattcgtcggtaaaaagagtagcctaaaagttgtcggtgggtggtgatgactaactgccttccctcttgtcttacactactaaattagggagagctaccGATTTCCTATCGCGACATGCCAGAATATTCACTTGCACTCGAAACAATCACCAAATCTGCctttgtgctgccatctgtgtCCTACATTGTGAAACCTGGATGTTTACAAGTCTCATTACAAAATTGCCAATTTTGTAGAAATGCATTCAGAATCTGTATAtatctttgtatattttatagttttctaaatcagttttgtattttgtaatgatgTTTGGTCTCTTACTGAAATAGATTTGCCTATATTTATCCCATTCTAATTTTCctcaatgttttgtttaaatcattatttctcACTATCCAATACAGTTTAAGAGATATTACTATCAGATATATAGGAAATACAGCTTTCTTTCAGTATTGAAAGGGTCAAATtcacacttttatatttttgatagatAATTGTCACTTTTGGGATATTGGCCTAAAAATTGAGCAGTGCAAAGGTTAAATTTCTCATGTGAGTGACAGAGTAAAactatcaatgtttttttttgtcagaaattTCCAAAATAAGTAACCTAATTGAGTTTAAAATTTGTACAGCATTGTAGTGAACCactttattactaaaattatactTTCCAAGTAGTCTTAACACAGTTAACCACATGTGAAGTACCATAATTGATGTGATTTTGCATTAAAcgtatttatgtgtgtgtatatcagAAGCATCTGcataaatcatttaaatataatgaagatatattaaatCTACACAGTCTGctaataaataaacacttcagaaatattttattgaataaataaacacaatataaaagtACAAGATCATAATTTAGGGGATCTCATTTTTGGTTACAcatcatattttcaaaatatgaaatatggCCCTGTGGACAAATTCTGGCAAAGAACTATAATGAGGACATCACTAAAACCTGGACAGTTGAGGGACCTTTGTTGTAGACTACCAAAGACAGATCTTGTGTACTCGATGAGGTTCCTGTCTAGCAACTGTTCTAGCCATGGCAGTGATAACATCCCAATGTTCAAGCCACTGTTTAACAGTTTCAGCAGAATGAGCAGGAACCCGTCTTGAACAAAAACAATGCTTGGTTTGGTAAGCTGGCCACTAGCACAGAGGAATAAAAGGCCTTATATGAGAAATATTAAACATCTAGTAACAGCAACCATTGCTTTTCACAGCAACAGTTTTTGAAATAACCCACACGACAACAGAAATACTGCTGTGTCATGTAGTGTTCACAGACAAATTTAGACATCCTATAAGGGATAGATCAGCATCTGTAAAGGATGTAACAGTACTTGTGATGCCCAATTCTATCAAAGTAAGGTACTGCCTGGATTGATAGGAGGCACTAATGTTATGATGATAGTGTCTGACAGCACCTCTCCAGTAACAGCAGCGACCATTTGTTGTTGGATGACATTCTCCACACTTCTTACCACATCAGGAGTCCATCTGTTGGTATTAGGTGCCTAGGCCATAAGAGAACTTGTTTTCTGATGTAATGGAATGATATCATCACTTTCTTCACTGTGGTTGGTGCCATTGCAAGTGACCTGGCAATTTATTATCAACTTTGACCATCCTCTCACTGTCCAACTACACCAACTTGTAAAAGCAATTAATTCCCACAATACTTTAGTCCATGAAATAAACATGTAGTCGTTACCAAGCTATACCTGTATTTATTTATCTACGTTATTTGCAAATTGTGTGATGAAAATAGTCAATCTGCATGGTCAGAGGTACTTAATCATTCAGGCAATGTGTAATAAGAGATCATGAGcttacaagttttaatattatgtttatttgtatcagaatacaaaatagttattacaaaaatataaaaatggtgtAAACtgatataagaaacaaacaactggTGTTTTGGCCAAACTTCGTGATGTGGATCTACATATAACACTGATTTGGTAAATATAGACTTCCTGTATTTATCAAAACTATATGATCtgaattatgtttatttcttattatcgTTGTCAGTAGTGTACATTTTGTTGACTAGCCAAGATCTTCCTTCTTCTGTTTCTGTCCCATTTGGTGAAATCTGGACCAAATTCTGAACTGTGCTTAGAGCATGTCCTGTGGAACTTTTAAGAAGAAATCcgaaaaaatacaagaaaattacatttaataaattcCAGTCATCTTGCTAGGTGACCTAGTTCTAGTATATTTCTTGCTGTTTGAGTTAAAGTGgtgtaaaatattaagaaaaaaatggctaatggtttatttatatatatttaaaactaattccATACTTACATCTTACTTCTCTGAAGATTTTCAGTGAtatgaaaaaactaatattttcaaGGCCAAAAATTCAGTTATGCTATCATAACTAATGATGTCTCACAATTTTCACTCAATGTACTGAAAGTTTACAAGGCATTTACAAGCTGAGCACATTTTCTTGTTTTCCTGTTTCTAGCacactttaaatgttttcttttaactgtGCTGTACTGGCAGTTAAACACAGCATAGTATCTTCTCTGTTACTTGAGGTACCAGGATCCCCTTTTACAGATACCAGTGAGACAGAATGTTgtccttaatatttatttcagttactgttttgtaAGAAATGCACCAAAACATATAGTTGCCTACAATCATATGGCTGCCTAAACCACATATCATAAAGAACTAAATCACTGAATTATCAGTCTTTTATGTCAAAATGTTCCACATGGGAACACTGGAAAAtttgaaggtaaaataaaatttgatttatttttatcacaggcATTTCAAATGTAGAAAAACTCTGAAAATCAGGTTAAATCAatcatattttagttgtttagGAGTTGTAAATTTTGTATAGCTACCatataaaatcaaacattaaaacttaTCCAACTAAAACATTTGTGAGAACTTCTAGTGAGAAACATTTATAAGGGATTATTTCAcacctgaaatatatatattttttaaaagaatctatatttcaaaatgttgattattttgttGCAATACTTTAAATGCGATGTTCCCAGAGGCATAGATCCTGGGGGGCTGGGGGGTATacattcccccttcattttaggtggggggtaagatgcatacaatcatccctcctacagttttgtctgttgaattgttttattgcatcacaggcctacaaattatgtgtttgttcttgtgatttgcgtgtttttaccaatcgaattacataattaggcctagatgtaggctttttcagtagccaaaatgtacatctttaacataggcatgcttctaagcttttcgacctaagcgatagttcgtaagtattaGTCAGTACGCCTAAGTacacatgcaagtatcgtggcaacaagattactctatgactgcatgtttacagctttcaggttcacgtaatcagagattaccaatttgcaaattgaacagtccacataagtggttgcaaaaatcatcccccccccatcgggtgtaaaaaatctacgcccctggataTTCCCATATGAGAATAGCTATGTAACCTGtagaagaaaacaattttttcaaactgtaaaaaaaaacaacaacgaatccTGCATTATTATCTTCTCTGAAAACATTCTACTTCCCTTTCAAGTCAGTCAGTAACAGATTTAGATAAAAATCTGAtagaaagataattattttatggtAATTTCACTTTGTTAGAAAAGCATACTTTCATGCTGTTAAGAAATATTCAACTCATTAACAAAGGACTCCATATACTTCTTATATTAACTCACTGCCTCTTTGTCTCTTatcaaattaaagttatgaaaaacTCATGCATGATATACTATCTATTTTATACAACTTAAATGGCAAGAACAACTTCATAATTCATAGCCACTTTTTTGCCTTAAAACGAATTCCATCAATGTGTACctgaatgaaaaaataaaatattgacgTAGAGGCAGAGACAATTCTTAAAGAATTCTCATGTATCACAGATAAAACTCTTTACTTACACtgcaaatgttaaacattttttttaaacattaaaattatatatatagatatatatagcaCAGAAACACAACGTTTAAAAACAGTGGATATTGATTCTGCAAAAAAAATTTGATGCTCTCagatataatttacaaaaacGACAACATACAAATAGCACTTGCTGTTTGTAGAACTACCATTTGTTAAACTATAAAGGTTAGATATGACCTACAAAATTTTACTAAGATACATTATCTTAACAGGAGTAATTCAAATGAACAtgtataattattgtatattctGTACAAAGTGAAGGAAAGGCTAGTTTGATATTTAAAACCAAACTGAAATTTTTCTACACTTCCTTGTATAAAACATGAATCTTTCACTAGAAGAGTCAGAAACTGTAATAGTCTTGAAACAGTGAGCTCATAATCTCCTTGAAATGGGCAAGTTTTATACAATTTCTCATCTAATTcatttgacatttttttaaattattacaatttactgattaaattataacacaataaaacatcAAGAATTTATATTCCAAGTACAGTTACCCCTTGTCATTCACAGTTCTACCATTTGTGCCACAACTACAATCTGCTCACTAAACTAGTGTGGCACACCACAACACCTACCATGTTTTGTCTTTGTTCAACCATGTTGTTTATCCATTCTTGCAATAATTGCACAAACATGAAAAGTGAATGAAAGTGCAGCGAGTGCACTGaaagctaaaacaaaaaaaacaatgacaATTTTAAATCAAAAAGTTGAATTATTACATAAACTTGCTAGTGGATTTGGTGCTGCCATGGTGGGTGGGCTGTATGACAATGAAGTCAACCATATGGTACATCAggacaaaaagagaaaaatataagaaatggCTTTGCAACAAGTGCCCCATTCAGTGCAGACGTGTATTGTATTATTCGTGATCCAATAATAGGAAAAAATGTTAAGTCTTTGGATAGGAGTTACAGTACAAGAGAAAATACCTGGGAACAGCCAAGTTATCCACAAAAAGGCTCTCAGTTTATATGAAGCATTTTGTGCAAGCATTGGACAGTGAGGGTCCAGTCACAGTGCCACTTCATTTAATGCTAGTAAGAAATGGTTTGACAACTTTATGGCAAGATATGGCTTAATACGATACAGTTTATTGGTGAATTTGCATCACCAAACAATAAGGCAGTGTGGAATTATCTGCTGGACTTCTTTTGAAGAGTTAAAAGCCCAAACAAGGATATGGAAGTTCAAGAATGAACTGAGTCTCATGGCAAGGATGGAGGATGACCTAAGAAGTGTGTGTGAGATGTGATGACAATGAAATTgaagatatataaaaattaatttcaatgtataaaCTCTATCAGAGATCTTCAGATGCACCAAACAACCTCTCCTCCAATAATCGTTTAAAATATGATCCCACCATGGAAAAGATCCTGAAACTTAAGAGGGAAATTGAGGCTGCAATGATTCCTTACCAGAAAATCTGTAAAGACCAACAGAAAAAGGCTAAACAGCTGCCCATCACCATGCTGTTGTGAATATAACCTCAAGTCTTCTTTCACTGCAACCTTGCCTGCCCACTCATCTGTGAGCTGTCCAACTGATGACCATCCAGAGAAACGCTATTCCATCATACCAAAACCATCAATACCATCATTGTTACTTTCACTGTCGTCATTAAATTTATCATCTTCCATGACACTGTCAATATCATTGCTatcttttatatcattattattaaaggtaagttaagtaaataatttacactttaatacacatttagaaatattactatatttctaTACTTGTTTTTAATGTGCATTACTGTATATTGGTTAATTATAAAATGTGGttactatataaattatatttttgtgtgttggACACCTATATGTATACCCTTTTACTAACACTTTTAGCATATGCAGCAATTTCTAGAACCTACCCTCCCACAAACGGCAAGGGATAACTGTAATACTAGAACAATTTGTGCATCTACCAAAAATAAAACTGGCATAAAATTCTGTGTAGGTTAAACGTTCTGTACATTTCTTTATGGAACTAATTTACAGATAAACTATATTTCTGTAACAGCATTATCTTTTAAGAACAAAAGGAAAATCTCCACCAATTAAGATGgttaatttaaatacagaatatttgaTTTCCAgataattaacaattttactaaaagtacaaataaaaaagcTGAAATGAGAGTTATGAATGGACCCTGCTGTCAACATTGAGTTACAAAATACTATGAGCatttagatgtaattattaataagcatttatacactataaaaacatttaaaacataacatataCACATACCAAACTGCTTTGATTTTAAACATTGTAAGGTgctttaaataaaagtttcataaaaattgtAACAAATGGGAAgctttaaaaagaataaaatcttTCCCTGTGTATTAAATTCGTTTTATGTATAGAAAACACAGATGATGGGAAAATGCAAATTTTGATAAGGCAAAAAGTGTTGTATACTTTAGCATTAATTTTAGTAGAAATTGATCAAATTTCCTGTTTATCTGTTCTTTTATATACACAGTTCATGTGTTAGGCCTTATATCTTACAACAGGAATATTAAACTTCAAGAAATGAGCCACTCAGTATTACATTATTTGAAAGAAACTTGAAGTAATAATGTTAATGTATAGATGCAATGGCATGCATTTTATAaccaaaaaacaaagttaaaacataGTGTGATGTATAAAGGAACAAAAAACTGTCATGGTTTGAATTTCACCATTGGAATATCCTTTGTTGAAAGACACTTGTCACATACCCACTCAGCATAAACTTCGGCTGTAAGGAGATGAAAAGCAATGTCAGTGAGTCCTGTGCAAACTCTATGAAACCAGAAGTTACAACCACTTTCACAAAGGAGGGCTTGATCATTATCATGGACTTCCTTATGACAAATACCACAAGGGTAGATGGGTGGTGCATTAGGGTTTTGTGGGTTCAGTACCATCGATTGGCCTGGTGGGTAAACCTGACAAAAGAGAAAAGGATAATTTTGTTCAATGTTTTCTTTACGTGTATCTGATCTTTGTCTATAAAGAGTATTTTCAATGTTGatatattatacatgtaaaaacagctggcaTGGATAGATAAaacactaatagaggagcgaacaacgttttgaccttcttcggtcatcgtcaggttcacaaagaaaggaagaaataAGTGACCAGTGGCCGACctcatgtttgaaggcggttgtgtaattgagtgtaggaatgtagagggcgtgcttagatgtttgattatatttattaatataggtataaaggtgttcctttatattggtttattttgggtttgagttgttgtataagtaaggcttctttaattttgcgtttgtttatgtttgtttctttatttagtatttgggtgttttctatggttatgttgtgtttatttaatttgctgtGTTTGAAAACGTGAGGTAActatttgtgttctttgaatctgatctccatttttttacttgtttctccaatatagatgACGTGGCAGTtaccacattgtattttataaataatgttggtgtggtgtttgtcagtgtagtttttacatagtatagacttcagttttgtgcctgatttttgaataaatttggtattaagtggaatgtcatattttgttactagtttttgccaaatgttggctatttctctgctgatgtcaggaacacaTGGTATGCAGttgtatatggtttcatgatttttttaatttgtgagatatatttacttttgttagttgattttgctttttgtctagatgtgtgtgtgtataatgttttctacggtttgtggaggaaacttattgatgttgatgaagtattgttttattttgtctaattcgtcattaattttatctagtgagcatagttttatggctgtgtttatttagtttcttagtatgttgagtttttgttttgtttcatgtgctgagtcccaaggaatgtatagtccagtttGGGTGATTATTCGGTGGattcttgttttaaattgtgtgttggttcttgtaattttaaggttaagaaatgatatttgattgcttcttCCTGTCCACATGTGAAGTtcatgttgggatgtatagagttaatatgattgaaaaaattaagtgtgtgttctgcagatgtgaatcctgcaattgtgtcatctacataGCCAATTCTTTTATgacacaaattaaaacataagcaattaacacagcatcacatccaccactatattagtacagatatgtagatatgtaaaaactacagtgaCAAACCCAacccaacattatttataaaatataatgtgataactgcaacgactctatattggagaaacaagtagaaaaatgaaaaccagattcaaagaacacaaagtcATCtacacacgttttcaaacacaacatatcaaatcaacacaacacaaccataaaaaacacccaaataccaaatagagaaacaaatgcaaaattaaagaagccttacttatacaacaactcaagcccaaaataaaccaatacaaaggaacacctttatacctatattaataaatataataaaacatctaagcacaccctctacattcctacactcaattacacaactgccttcaaacatgtggtcagttcccagtcagtaaccctttctttttgaacctgacgatgaccgaagaaggtcaaaatgttgtttgctcctctattagtactttctctacccataccagctgtttttaaatatataattttctctacaagtaagTTTTCTCTTCATCACAAACGTTGATGTATATTTAAATCTATAGGAAACTTAGAAGAGCAAATCTTTATATTTGTATCACAAAGTCcatttaatacagaaataactttataaaagaaGCTGTTCGAAATTGCAACTACTGGGTTAGACttagttatgacagaaagtgttcgtacccctgggTCCCGCAtagtttttttgctcataacttaagtatcatgattaggctaatagaagtatagtgtattatacatattatactaacacacatctatataaatttttatataaattgaactaCAAATAAAccgtttataaacaaataacgaaaaataggaggagcagaaagtgttcgtacagttcagaacgtgtgaaaaaaactgatattcccgtgaaaattttgtttagttttgtgaataaactacattataccattccagaactagacactgggttcataattattggaatttagccagcaaaaaatgtacttcctgCAATTTAGCaccatctccgtcattatctgcttggtcatcatggcaaacaagaaacaactgttcagtgatttaaaaaaaccaaattattgaaaaatacaagatacaagtcttgtgtgtctcttttcggtattgctacacaatttaatgtgccgaaatctactgttcaaagcataattgccaagtttaagcttacaggatcaactgctaacctccctcgttccgaaTGCCCCACCAAAATtgcagagagaaccaagaggaaggttctcagaagttagtaggaaccctcgtttaacacataataacatacagaaactggtaagggaaactggggttgaagtaagcacctctacagttacgaacatgttacgctcttctgggttcaaagcatgctgtcctcGTAGAGCTCCATATTTatagcctgttcatttagaagcacattGAGGTatacaagaaagcatgtagataaaccctttacctctTAGAAAAGTGTACTTTggtcagatgagactaaaatcacaatattttccgtaagaagagaTAATGAAATCTTACAAAATACACCATCCCTACAACTAAACACGGAGGtgactcgatcatgctatggggttccttcagcgcTTCttgtgtaggcagccttcaccgcatcaatggaatcatgaaaaaagaagagtatgttgatatattaggcacttatatcaagaatgatgtcTGGAACTTGTGGCTTGGGAGTTGCTGGATCTTCCAGAACAACAATGACCtaaagcacacatcgaaatacgtgcaatcctggttgcataggaaccatataagcgttctggagtggccatcgcagtcaccgatctcaacccaattaaaaacgtgtggcatgagttgaagaccaggattCATCAGCGTCATTCTAAAAACTTgtaagagttggaggccttctgtaaagaagaatggaagaaaataccagtcgagtactg is from Tachypleus tridentatus isolate NWPU-2018 chromosome 2, ASM421037v1, whole genome shotgun sequence and encodes:
- the LOC143238730 gene encoding uncharacterized protein LOC143238730 isoform X2, which produces MSNTGVPTQTSPSLPDLVPPPPMSGYGDTIVASNPFDDTPIVNNTGQTMMVPSSVPNMNSVSSPSLNNKPVPLGSGKVYPPGQSMVLNPQNPNAPPIYPCGICHKEVHDNDQALLCESGCNFWFHRVCTGLTDIAFHLLTAEVYAEWFHRTCSKHSSEFGPDFTKWDRNRRRKILASQQNVHY